tttctgcaatgcctGTTATTTCTATAGTATACATAGTAGCGTTgggtttaattttttacaaagaCCAGATACATGCTAACAAGATATGTGTGtaatacattcatttaaatgataaactatctatttcatattaaaattcCGTGGGCTCTATTACTAAAAGATTTTTACAACTGTCTAAACAATAGGAGTTTAATCCTGAAGATTATCTCCCTTTGTGGAACTCTTCTGAATTAGAAACAAGATTCCGTCCATTAAAAATGGCAGACGACTGTCATCCaaattatgcatttaaaaacaaatgcagTTTTTCTGCATTTTCGAACATCACATGCGGATTATCAGCGTTTTTCCCATCTGAAAGGgaatttgttcaaatttctGACTGTGCAAAAGATGTAAGCGGGCATCTTAGATCTTTAAAACTTGGACAGGACAGCATTCCATCTGAGGGACATTTACTTCTGCTCAGAATTGGATTATTTCACCTGTtctgaataattttaatatatgccCTAATCATCGTGCAAAACTCGGTGTAAAATGGAAAAGAAACAGTGTGAAGTGTTCATATCCAGACCATTCTCACAATGGAAAGATGGAACGGCCTGTGACACCACAAATGTCTAGATTCATCCTTGAGCACAAAGGAGAGTTAGTGCCTGTTGGATCAGGTTAGTTTCAGGATAATTCActctcaatttttaaaaaaaaaagtgatggTCTTTTAATATTACCAGGATCAAATCCCCCAGGGggtctatttttttaaactctcaacactgttcaagataaaatattaattttaaaaattgttttctctAAATCAAATGAAGGGCTTTCAAGATTAATTTGTGCAGATTGTGTTAAGATTAATTACAGATGTAtagttttatgtaaatattgttgTTATTTCAGAAAATGCTGTAATATGCTCtcaatatatttacttatatctttttaaatttttttaacctttaatTTAATAAGCAAATCTTGCCACTAAATTAACTTCAAAGTCTTCTTTTACTGTCCAGGCATTTGTCGGAGATGTAGATTTGAATTGTACAAGGAGATGGAAAATTCGAACAAGATTGAGAATGAAGTAAGATATGAAAAGTTGACACAGCAATATAAGAGgaatggatatatatatatgcaattatttcatttatagtTTGAATGTGGTTAAATTAGATTAAATTGGTTGGATACATTAAgttttacatgtagttgttaattattatattttacagttACCACCAAAGTGTACACATCCAGATGTATTGACACCAATAAAGATTGAGGACACTAAGGAAGTTAATGTAGATATGGTACACatggatatttttattttaaaatcatcagtGATGATTTATTTTATCCTATATCACTGTATGTGTAATTTGGTTAAATCACTGACAATCAAGAATATGCATATAAAGATAATCAGCTTTCCTTATTTTTGATTatgtatttcatgattttaattaGAACCTGATTGATAAAATAATTGTGCATtttaattgaaagttttatttttatacaggaagAAAAAGATGAAATTTGGAAAACTGATGATCACCTGGAGATATTTTCTGATGAAGATTCAGTGGGTGTAAGTATCTGTGATGACTATACTTGAACTGATTACAACTTTGGTCGTGGTGTACTTATAAAGCATTGCAAAATCAACTCATCATTTAATTAACTTTTACTATCAAAACACTGataatttattatatgaataaaatgtaCGACATAAATtacttgtttaatttttattgggCAATATTCACTTGACATGTACTAACaacatatttatgataaaacctACCAGGTAAATGGATGTTAGTTTAAATCAggttaatatatatgtatgcaactgtttaaaatttgttaacaatGTTGACTAAATTACACTTATTCAGTAGTTGTAGTAAAAATATAGCTCTAGTTATAAATTTTTGGTTGTAAAActgattttcttaattttgacaGCTTCTTGGTTCTCAACCATCATCACAATCCTCATCTTGGAGTGAAGAAAATAACAACATTCTAGATATTTTCAATAAGGCTGTAACTTTGCTTGGACATGGGAAGATGAGCCCACTTAAATTCAAAGTACATCAGAGGCTGGACAGCCTTAAGCCCTCCACTACAAGATTGCTTAAGAGAAAAGCCACAGAAGCAGTCAATTTAGTTCTTGAGagtatgttttatttcttttttgtaacaCAGTTAGTTATATAATGCTCTATTAAGACTCtctccccccctctctctctatctctctctctctcgcagACTCTAATAGgactatctctctctctctcactgaCTCAGACTGTTTGTCTTTCTCTTATTGGCtcagactctctctctctctctctcagactctctctctctctctctctctctttctctctctcatatattttaactttgaactgatttatataataTCCTATCTCTCTGTGAATCAAGattctctctctcatatttattttaactgATTCATATAATATCCTATCTCTCTGTGAATCGAgattcattctctctctctctctctctctctgaaatagTAGTAGTATCTCTCTATCTTATGGTGACTTTAGATCTGTCTTTCTTtgtctctttttctttctctcaaaaattttattcatttatatataaaatccatactagtagtagtacatgtatatctctaTCTTACAATGGCTCGATATTTGTCTCTCTGTTTCTCTTTGTCTctcatatattatatttgtgCTCCATatttacagtttttatttttttattttaggtaTAGCTCCAGGACAGGGAAATGAATTGTTAAAGCTCATTCATGAGCCAGAGCAGCAGCAAGAAACAAGCTCTAGCAAACTTGATCAACTTGTTGTTAAACTGTACTGTGAAAGCACAGACAAGGCTGTTAAGAAACGACTGTTGTCCATGATTGCTTGCTCTCATACAAAAAAACAGCTTCAGCAGATCATTCCCTCAGTCACCATGCATGCTATAAATGAGGCAAGGAAACATGCTGTTGAACATTCTGAAGGTATAGTAATTCACTTTCATCACTTGCACATGTATTGAATGTGTGTGTTATATTCATGCCAATGTGTGCTTTAAGAACATTATAAGTGTAATTCATTATTAGCTagaataatgataaatatttctagattttttaattcctTAATTTGATTGCTTCATTTTGTGCCCAAATAACTTGTGAGTAAAAACATGTTGAGAATTAGCTTTGTTAATTACATTTAATCCATTTATTACAGGTGCTGAGGTTCCTAAACAGAAACCAGTATTTCATAAGAAAATTGATCTCATGAAATTGGACCATGCACTGGATTTTATCTTCAATCCAGCATTTCATCAGGTATCTATTAATTGTTTTGTATGTATCTTGCAGTTCTTTGCAATTATGTACCTCAATGTAATGATAAATCTGTATCAGGTCATGCAAATTAAGGTTTCACTCATGATTTCACTTTGTGTATGGCAGCTCTCTGTGTCTGCAAAAATAATCATGATTCTCTCTAACCAAAACCATTggcaaaatgattaattaatatattcatttcaatTGAACTCCTTAAGtgctattcaataaaatatgaaaatataattataacatgtatttcatgtatttcaattataataattCAGATCATGAACGATGATCAAATAAATGTACTATAAACCAAGTATTATATCCTTGTGTGATAAATATTCCTGAGTTCCAATGATTGCATAAAGTGGTATGTTACCATTTAAAcaagtttataaatatatttgcgGGGATTAAAGAggtcatccccccccccccaaaaaaaaatgatggggataataattggtttacagtaattaaacaataaaacatgtgcaattgtaatttttgcaatttcatTTATGCATGAACTCATAATACTTTAAATTGtgtaattaaatattgatattacaTGTGTAGCAGAGCAAAAAAGTGCAAGACCTAACTAGTATATATAACTTATATTAAACAGGTTTCCTCTGTTGGTACTAAAGAGATGAGACTAGAGGATGGCAGCATTGTGTCCATTCCAGAGGTGGTCAGAACAGTCTGGCACTAAACTCTGATCAAACTCTATCTGGCATATTGTGAGGAGACAGAGTTTATTCCTCTGTCTAGGTCTACATTGTTCCATTATATTCTTCGAGTTTGTCCCGCTTCAAGGCGCACAAATCTAAAGGGTCTGGACAATATAACAGCAGATGGAGAGAGCTCATATGATGTGCTTCTATCAGTAGTTGCAGGTTtgtaaagtttatttttcatgaaagacAATACTGTA
The window above is part of the Magallana gigas chromosome 10, xbMagGiga1.1, whole genome shotgun sequence genome. Proteins encoded here:
- the LOC105334572 gene encoding uncharacterized protein isoform X1, with protein sequence MERPVTPQMSRFILEHKGELVPVGSGICRRCRFELYKEMENSNKIENELPPKCTHPDVLTPIKIEDTKEVNVDMEEKDEIWKTDDHLEIFSDEDSVGLLGSQPSSQSSSWSEENNNILDIFNKAVTLLGHGKMSPLKFKVHQRLDSLKPSTTRLLKRKATEAVNLVLESIAPGQGNELLKLIHEPEQQQETSSSKLDQLVVKLYCESTDKAVKKRLLSMIACSHTKKQLQQIIPSVTMHAINEARKHAVEHSEGAEVPKQKPVFHKKIDLMKLDHALDFIFNPAFHQVSSVGTKEMRLEDGSIVSIPEVVRTVWH
- the LOC105334572 gene encoding uncharacterized protein isoform X2, which encodes MERPVTPQMSRFILEHKGELVPVGSGICRRCRFELYKEMENSNKIENELPPKCTHPDVLTPIKIEDTKEVNVDMEEKDEIWKTDDHLEIFSDEDSVGLLGSQPSSQSSSWSEENNNILDIFNKAVTLLGHGKMSPLKFKVHQRLDSLKPSTTRLLKRKATEAVNLVLESIAPGQGNELLKLIHEPEQQQETSSSKLDQLVVKLYCESTDKAVKKRLLSMIACSHTKKQLQQIIPSVTMHAINEARKHAVEHSEGAEVPKQKPVFHKKIDLMKLDHALDFIFNPAFHQIFPPTPEKNCLWILMQR